The DNA segment CTGGTGTCTTCCCTCATGAGTTGATCTCACATCATCCGGCGGGGCTAAATTCCTGATCTGTTGCAACGTTCTGACTTCGTGTAAATTATCACGTAGTACCTACCACAGCAGAGAAAAGAAAGTCAACTTTTTTTTGTGAAATTTTTGTCGTAGTCATGAAGCCGTAAAGAATCTCGAGAAAACAGGGCAGCCTACAGGGGGGAATTTGTCTTATGGATTATGGGCGCAAGGTTTGAGGAGGGTGGCCGCGGGTAGGGCTCCGATGCCCATTTCCTCTGTCGACAACATCAAGCGGTCTTGTCTCCCCTGCTCTGGGCCCCTGTTGCCTGCCGGCTGCAACAGTAACCGGCCAGAGGGCAACAGGATGCCCTCTATTTCCCCCTGATAACCGATAACCCCCAAACTCCTATTGTCACAGCTCCTTGAAGGTCTGCCCTGCCGCTTCCAGGGTTTGATCCAGATCAGCCTGCTGATGCGCAGTGCTGATAAAGGCAGCTTCAAACTGTGAGGGGGCAAGATAGACCCCTTTCTGCAGCATGCCCCTGAAAAAACGCCCAAAGAGATCCGTGTCTGCTGTGAGGGCCGTATCAAAGTCTACCACTTGTTGATCTGTAAAAAAGAGCGACCCCATGGAGCCGACTCTGTTGCTTGTCACTGGCAGACCCTGATTTTTCGCCAGCCTCTCCATTTCAGTGAAGAAGTAAGCCGACTTTTCCTCGAGTTCCTCATAGATGCCCTCCATTTCTAACAACCGGAGGGTCACCAGACCCGCAGTAACTGCCAATGGATTTCCTGAAAGTGTCCCTGCCTGATAAACTTCTCCGAGCGGCGCAACTTTGCTCATGATTGCCCGACGGCCACCATATGCCCCCACTGGCATACCGCCGCCGATGATCTTGCCGAGACAGGTCAGATCAGGGGTTATGCCATAGAGGCTCTGCGCTCCTCCAAGTGCTACGCGAAAGCCGCTCATCACCTCATCGAATATCAACAAAGAGCCGCAGCGGTCACACCAGAGTCTGAGTTGCTCGAGGAATTCCATGGAGGCTGGCACCACCCCCATATTACCGCCTACTGGCTCAACGATCACCGCAGCCACGTCCTGGCCTCGACTCTGCATGACTTCTGCCAGTTGCGCCACATCATTGAAGCGCAGCGACAGGGTATGCTGCACCACATCCGGCGGCACGCCGCCACTGCCCGGGATGCCGAGGGTGGCAACTCCTGAACCAGCCTTGACCAGCAGGGTGTCTGCGTGACCATGGTAGCAGCCATCAAACTTGATGATGGTATCTCGACCGGTGTAGCCCCGAGCCAGGCGGATGCTGCTCATGGTGGCCTCAGTACCTGAGTTCACCAGCCTCACCATTTCCACCGAAGGGACCAGGCGGCTGATCAGTTCGGCCAGTTCTACTTCAGCTGCGGTTGGTATACCAAAGCTGGTACCCTCTGCGGCTGCTTCATTGAGGGCCCGGACTACTTGCGGATGTGCGTGTCCAAGAATCAGCGGCCCCCATGATCCCACATAATCAATGTACTCGTGGCCGTCCACGTCGTAGATACGGCAGCCATTGCCTCGCGCCACAAAAAGAGGGTCGATTCCTACTGCGCGGCAGGAACGGACAGGGCTGTTCACTCCGCCCGGGATCACCTGTTGGGCTCGTTGGTAAAGCTGTTCACTCCCACGACCAGCCATTATCTCCTCCTCCACTTCCCGTCGCTCCTCTGGATAGGCCATCGCAGCTAACCCAGTTTTTCAAAGCTGCACCGCCCACCTCAAAGTCGCCATACCTATTCGCTATCTCTATCCTCGGCAAAGTAGCCCATGGTTGTCTTCTTTAGTTCCTCCACTGTATAGAGCAATTGATACTTTTCTATCTGTGCCGCAGTGGCCATGCGCTGCACAATTTCTGTACATTCCTCTGCTGATTTTGCGTGAATCATGGTAAAGATCGAATAAGGCCAATCGGGTCTCGTTGGCCGCTGGTAGCAATGGGTAACTTCCCGGAAAGAAGAGAGGATCTTGCCCACTTCCTCCATTTTTTCGGGGCTCACCTGCCATACTACCATGGCATTGGCCTCGAAACCTGAGTGCTGGTGCCGCAAAGTGGCACCAAATCTTCGTATGGTCCCATCTGCCATAAATTCTCTGATCTTTTCGAGGAGCATTTCTTCACTGATGGCAAGCTTTTTTGCCACAGCAGCAAAGGGGCTGGCAACCACTGGCAAGTCTTCCTGCAAAGCATGCACTATACGCTTTTCCAGTTCGCTGAGAATTCTGGGGATTCGGCCGTACACCTGCGGTGACTTGCAATTGACTTTCTTCTTGCTGTGAACGTCAGATGCCAACTTTCCGACTCCTTTTACTTGCCCAAACGAACCATTTCCTGGTGGTAGGCCTCCATTAACTCTTCCAGTTGGAGCATGCCGGCCAACTGGCCAGGCATCTCATCCTCCACAATGGGAATCTGGCCGTAGCCACTCCGAATAAACTTGATGAGCGCATCGTAGAGAGTTTCGCTGAGGGTAACCCACACCGGGCTCTCCGCCAGTTCACCCACAACAAGCAGATCGGATAGGGCATCCTCAAAGAGGATGGTACGCAGGTTGGGAAAGGATAAAATTCCCACGAGCACAAAGTTGTCA comes from the Deltaproteobacteria bacterium genome and includes:
- the hemL gene encoding glutamate-1-semialdehyde 2,1-aminomutase; the protein is MAGRGSEQLYQRAQQVIPGGVNSPVRSCRAVGIDPLFVARGNGCRIYDVDGHEYIDYVGSWGPLILGHAHPQVVRALNEAAAEGTSFGIPTAAEVELAELISRLVPSVEMVRLVNSGTEATMSSIRLARGYTGRDTIIKFDGCYHGHADTLLVKAGSGVATLGIPGSGGVPPDVVQHTLSLRFNDVAQLAEVMQSRGQDVAAVIVEPVGGNMGVVPASMEFLEQLRLWCDRCGSLLIFDEVMSGFRVALGGAQSLYGITPDLTCLGKIIGGGMPVGAYGGRRAIMSKVAPLGEVYQAGTLSGNPLAVTAGLVTLRLLEMEGIYEELEEKSAYFFTEMERLAKNQGLPVTSNRVGSMGSLFFTDQQVVDFDTALTADTDLFGRFFRGMLQKGVYLAPSQFEAAFISTAHQQADLDQTLEAAGQTFKEL
- a CDS encoding Lrp/AsnC family transcriptional regulator; the protein is MLSELEKRIVHALQEDLPVVASPFAAVAKKLAISEEMLLEKIREFMADGTIRRFGATLRHQHSGFEANAMVVWQVSPEKMEEVGKILSSFREVTHCYQRPTRPDWPYSIFTMIHAKSAEECTEIVQRMATAAQIEKYQLLYTVEELKKTTMGYFAEDRDSE